The genomic window CAGCATGTTCCAGCCGGGCGAGGGATGGCAGCAGGAGGAGATCTCCAAGAACTGGAAGTGCGACGGCCCCAAGAATCCGCTGCAGCCGGGCCAGAGCTTCACCTTCCGGGTGGCGGTGCTGCAGCGATGCTTCGAGATCTACGTGAACGATCAGCTGTACGGGTCTTTCGAGTTCGTGAAGTTCCCCAAGCAAATCAACTACGTGCGGACCTACGGGGACTTCGAGAAGATCACCCAGTTCCACCACCGCATGCTCTTTCCGCTCGTCTTCCCCAGAACGCTCATGTGTCCGGACAAGGTGGCCTTCCAGAGCGACGTGCCCAGGCGATACGAAACCGGTACTGTGGTGGCCATGGAGTGCATCGCCAAGGGGCCACCGACCACGGAGTTCTCCATCTGCTTCCAGTGCAACGACACCGGGAGGACGGTGCTCCGGTTCCACGTGAACTTCGATCGGACAACGGTGTCACGCAGCTACCAGCGCGAGGACAACAGG from Drosophila yakuba strain Tai18E2 chromosome 2L, Prin_Dyak_Tai18E2_2.1, whole genome shotgun sequence includes these protein-coding regions:
- the LOC6526359 gene encoding uncharacterized protein LOC6526359: MNVWKAKVLTEVPFGHVLIVSGRVKPHPNKISLDLTDNVNALNESETVFLKIEANFREGQIIRSMFQPGEGWQQEEISKNWKCDGPKNPLQPGQSFTFRVAVLQRCFEIYVNDQLYGSFEFVKFPKQINYVRTYGDFEKITQFHHRMLFPLVFPRTLMCPDKVAFQSDVPRRYETGTVVAMECIAKGPPTTEFSICFQCNDTGRTVLRFHVNFDRTTVSRSYQREDNSFALSDEETEGEFPFVRGKLFKIAFGLGDRAFLIAVNGQYFTYYNFPGRPFSISTLKCFTNEVGDFAVRSMEYHSDSPLLSRVEKLSII